GCCCCCACCGCCACCATGCCGGGCTGGCTCGGCGCCCTGGCCGAGTGGAACCCCGTGTCGGCCACCGCCTCCGCGACCCGCGAGCTGTTCGGCAACCCGGGCTGGGGCGGCGTCTCCTGGGCCGACCAGCACGCCGTGGCCCTGGCGGTGGCCTGGCCGCTGCTCATCCTGGCCCTGTTCGTGCCCCTGGCCGTGCGCCGCTGGCAGCGGCTGAGCCACTGACGAACCCCCGGATCACGGCCGCGACCATGGCCGGGTCGCTGCGGTGGGCGAGGTGGGCGTGGCCCTCGAGCACCTGGACCCGGGCGCCGGGGATGGCCGCCAGCGCCCGGTCGGTCGCCTGCCGCAGCACGGGATGGGTCTCGGTGCCGGCCAGCAGGAGGGTCGGCGCCGAGAGCCCGTCGAAGGCGCCGGGCCGGTAGGTCCAGCCGTCCTCGGCCCGGCACTCCCTGGGCACGGTGGGGGCGCTGGCGAGCATCGTCGGCCAGCGCGGGCCCGAGCGCAGGGAGGCGATCTCCTCGTCGGTCATCCCGACGATGCCGGCCAGCACCAGCAGCAGCGCCGTCTCGGCGTCGCCGGCGGCCAGCGCGGCCTCGACCTCCTCGATGGAGCCGGCGGGATAGGGGATGCCGAGCCCGGGCTCGTAGAGGACGAGGTGGTGGACGGCGCCCGTGAGGGCGGCTCCGCCCATGGCGCAGCCGGCCCCGTAGGAGTGGCCCCAGAGCGCCACCGGCCCGCCGGTCCGGGCCGCGACCGCCTCGACCACGGCGGCCACGTCCTCGAACTCCCGCTCCAGCGCGTAGCCGGCCGCGTCCCCGCTGGCGCCGAAGCCCCGGCGGTCCATGGCGAAGGTCGTCATGGTGTCCCGCAGTTCGGCGACCAGCGGGTCGGACGCCGTGTGGTCGCACATGGAACCGTGCACCAGCACCAGCGGCGGCCCCTGGCCCTCGACCCAGACGGCCAGCGGGGCCCCGTCGGCCGACCGGACGCCGAAGCGGTCCGCGCCCATCAGCGCCGCCCCCGCAGGAACCCGACCAGGTGGCCGGCGAACGCCTCGGGGTCGAGGATGTCCGCGACGTGCTGCTGGCCCTCCAGGACCACGACCCGGGCGTCGGGCAGGGCGGCGGCCACGGTCCGGGTGTCGGCGGCGAACGGGTCGCGGCTGTCCGAGCCGGTCAGCAGCAGCGCCGGCACGGTGATCCGCGCCGCCAGCGCGGGATCGAAGGCCACCCGGGAGATGGCCCGGAGCTCGCGGACGAGTGCCGGCGCGGCCGCGACCCGCGCCGTCCAGGCCGGCTGGGCCCGGAGGGCGGCGAGGTCCGCCTCGGGCATCCGCACGACCTCGCGGAACATGGTCTCCACGACCGCGTCGTGGTCGCCCTCGGCCAGCCGGGCGTCCAGCCGCTGTCCGACGTCCGGGGGGAGCTCGCGGGCGGCGGGGTCGGCCGGCGGCCAGCCCTCGTAGAGCACGAGCCGGCCGAGGTTGGCGGTCAGGGCGGCCCCGCCGAAGGCGCACAGCCCGCCGAAGGAGTGGCCGTACAGGTCGACCGCGGACCCCGAGGCCGCGGCGACCGCGTCGACCACGGCGGCGACGTCCTCGAACTCCCGGGCCAGGTCGTAGCCGGGGGCGTCGCCGCTGGCGCCGCGGCCACGCCGGTCCATGGCGTGGACGGTGGCGTGGGGCTCCAGATAGGGCAGCAGCGGGCGCCAGCGCGTGTGGTCGGCCACCGCCCCGTGCACCAGCACCAGGGGCGGCCCCTCGCCGCTGGTCCACCAGCCGATCTCGGTGCCGTCGCGGGACACCGTCCGTGTCAGGGTCGCCTCGGTGGTTCTGGCCATGGCTCCTGCTCCTCTCGTCGAGTGGAGCTCAGGCTCGCCCGGCGGCCGGGGGGCCGCATCGGTAGGGCTACCTATCCCCCGGTGCCAGCAGGTGGTGCTCCATCGCGAACAGGGCCGCCGCGGCCCGGCTGGACACGCCGATCTTGGTGTAGATGTGCTGCACGTGGTGCTCGGCGGTGCGCCTGGAGATGACCAGGCGCTCGGCGATCTGGGCGTTGCTGCACCCCTGCGCGACCAGTCCCAGCACCTCCACCTCGCGGGCGCTCAGCCCGGCGGGCCGGGCCTGGCGGGGGACCACGGGGGCGTGGCCGGCCACGGCCAGCACGGCGGCGGCGGCGTCGGGGTCGAGGGCTCCGGAGCGGGCGCCGGCGAGCAGCCGCCGCTCCGCCTCCTCCGGGACCAGCGCGGGCCGGTGCGGCCGGGCCTGGGTCATCGCCTGGTAGGCGTCGGCGGCCGCCAGCACCCGGGCCGGCACGGGAAGCTCGGCCCGGGTGGAGCCGCGGTGGTAGCCGCCGCCGTCGAGCCGCTCGTGGTGCATGCCCGCCAGGGGGGCCAGCGACGCCAGCCGCTCCGACCCGGCCAGGATCCGCTCGGAGTGGTAGGCGTGCAGCCGGACCTGCTCCCACTCGTGCCCGCTCAGGCCGCCCGGCTTCTCCCACACCGTGTCCGGGACGGCCACCCGGCCGACGTCGTGGAGCAGCCCGGCGACCTCGAGGTCGGCCACGGCGGCCGGCGGCAGCCGCAGCCGCTCACCGGCGCCGCGGGCCAGGGCGGCCACGCCGCTCGAATGCCCGTGGGTGAAGGGGGATTTGAGATCGGCCAGGTCGGCGAAGACGGCCGCGACCTCGGCCAGCCGGCCGTCAGGCACCGGCACCACCGGCCGGGGCTCGGCCTCCAGCGCCAGGGCCCGCGGGTCGCCCGCGTTCAGCTCGCCCAGCAGCGCCCCGGCGTGGTCCACGAACCGTGCCGCCATCGCCGGGTCGAGCATGCCGCCGCCGCGCCGCCGCACCGCGTCCACCGCCGCCTCGACCCCGCCGATGGTGTCGAACAGCACGGCGATGCCGGTGAGCCGGGCCAGCCGCGACCCCACCGGGAGGTCGTCGCCGGCCAGGCCGGCCGGGACGCCGCCGCCCCGCCACTCCTCGTAGACGTGGTAGACGCTGCGCTGCACCTCCGGCGGCAGACCCAGGCGCCGGGCCGCGTCCCGCCCCACCTCGCAGGCCGCGGTCGTGTACGCCTTCCCGAAGCCGTCGCCCCGGGTGATGGCGGCCAGGGCCAGCCGGGCCCGCTCCAGCGGCGGCCGCCCGGTGGTCAGCAGGGGCAGGAAGGTGGCGAACACGTCCCGGCGGTCGGCCGAGTTGGTCCGCCCCGCGGCCACGTTCAGGACCAGCTCATCCCCGAACAGCCGCGCCGTCTCGTGCGCGTACCCGGTGCAGCCGACGTGGTGCAGCAGCGCCGTGTAGCAGGCCGCCCGGACCTCGTCGTCCGGCAGCTCCAGCGACCGGGCGAGCCGGCCGGCGAGCGCGCAGGAGCGCAGCGCCTCGCCCGCCTGGAGCCCGAACCCCAGGTCGGCCAGGCGCGACAGCCCCGCCAGCAGGTCGGCCAGCCGCACAGCGCATCACCTCCCCGGTCCCGGAGGAAGGCTAGGCCGCCGTGTCGGCCTCGGCGACCCGCCCGGCCCGGCCGGCCCGGCGGCGGCCGCCGCGCGGCGCCCCGGTGCGCGGCTCCCAGCGGAAGAAGCGGACGGCCACGACCACCCCGGCGACCGTCCACAGGGCCAGCATGCCCAGGTGCCCCCACTGGAACCCGCTGCCGGCCGCCAGCGGGTTGAAGGTGTGCCCCATGGCCACGGCGAAGTGCTTCACCGGGAAGATCGAGCCGACCGTGCCCACCCAGGCGGGGGCGCCGGCGGTGGGGAAGAACAGGTCGGAGACGAAGGCGATGGGGAAGAAGGTGAAGTTGGCGATCACCGGCGCCGCCTCCCCGTTGGGGATGACCGCGGCCACCGCCATGCCCAGGGCACAGAAGCAGGCCGCCCCACCCAGCAGGGTCACGACCGCGGCGGGCAGCATCCGGCCGATCACCTCGACGCGGAACAGCAGCACGGCCGCGACCACCATCACCACCGCGCTCACCATCGAGAACCACACCGCCGAGCCGATGCGGGCGCTGATGTAGACCCACGGCGGCAGGGGCGTGCCCCGGACCCGCTTGAGCAGGCCCTCGTCGCGGTTGATGGCCACCCCGGTGACGAGCCCGGTGTAGCAGGTGGAGATCACCGCGAAGGCGAGCATGCCGGGGGCGAGGAACTGGATGTAGCGGATGCCGCCCAGCTCCTCGATGCGGCCGCCGCCGTTGAGGGAGCCGAACAGCAGCAGGAACATCACCGGGAAGGCGAGCGAGAAGAAGGCCGAGAACGGGTTGCGGAGGAACAGCTTGTTCTGGGCGCGGACCTGGCGCCAGAGCACGGCCCCCTCGGAGGGGCGGCCCCCGGGGCGGCGGTCAGGCATGGGCCGGCTCCTGTTCCTCGGCGCCGGTGAGCTGGAGGTAGACGTCCTCCAGCGACGGCCTGGTGACGGTCAGCGCGTCCAGCTCCTCCCCCCGGGCCAGCGCCCAGGACGTGAGGACGTTGAGGGCGCCGGTGGGCTCGGTGGTGCGCAGCTCGACCCGGTCCTCACGCGGCGCCGGCCGGCCCGGCAGGCCGGCCGGCAGGTCGGTCAGGGTCATGCCGGCCGGGAGGCGGAAGGAGATCACCGCCTCGCCCTCGTCGCGGCCGCCCAGCGAGTCGGGGGTGCCGGCGGCCACGATCCGCCCGGCCACGATGATGGCCACCCGGTCGGCCAGGTTCTGGGCCTCGTCCATGTAGTGGGTGGTGAGCAGGATCGTCTTGCCGAGCTCGCGGAGGTTCTCGATCAGCTCCCAGGAGCGCCGCCTGGCCGACGGGTCGAACCCGGTGGTCGGCTCGTCCAGGAAGAGCAGGTCCGGGTCGCCGACCAGCCCGAGGGCCAGGTCGAGCCGCCGCTGCTGGCCGCCCGAGAGCGTCTTGACCCGGGCGCCGGCCTTCTCGCCCAGGCCGACCAGGTCGATCACCTCGCCGGTGGCCCGCGGGCGCGGGTAGTAGCCGCCGAACAGCTCCAGCACCTCGCGCACGGTCAGCTCGCGGAAGTGGCCGGAGGACTGGAGCACGATCCCGATCCGCTCGCGCAGGTCCCGCCCGCCCCGCCGCGGGTCGAGGCCGAGCACCTCGACGTCGCCGGCGTCCCGGTCCCGGTACCCCTCGAGGATCTCGACGGTGGTCGTCTTGCCGGCCCCGTTCGGCCCCAGCAGCGCGAAGCACTCCCCCTCGGCGACCTTGAAGTCGATGCCGCGGACGGCTTCCAGCTCGCCGTAGCGCTTGCGCAGGCCGGTGACGCGGATGGCTGTGTTCATGGTCGACCCCAACTGTAGTCTCAGGAGCATGAACCAGGGACCCGAGCCCGAGGACGTGCGGGCGGCGGCGGTGGCCGCGGTGGCGGCCTTCGTCGCCGACGCCGGCGTGGACGCCGAGGAGCTGGGCGACGGGCGCTGGTTCCTGCGCCTGGCCGGCGAGCGCAAGCTCGGGATCGGCGTCCACCTGGCCGTGGGGGACCGGACCCTGCGGGTGGAGTCGTTCTTCATGCGGGCCCCCGAGGAGCAGCGCGAGCGGCTCTACCGCGACCTGCTGCTGCGCCAGGCGACCAGCTACGTCCTCCGGTTCACCCTGGACGAGGCCGGCGACCTGTTCCTGGTCGGCCAGGTCCCGCTGCGGGCGGTCACCCACGAGGAGGTCGACCGGGTGGTCGGCTCGGTCCTGGATCTCGCCGATGCCGCCTATTTGCCCGCGGTGGAGATTGGGTTCGCATCGAGCATTGCAGCCGAAAAAGCCTGGCGGGCCCGGCTGGCCGAGGGTTCCGCCCGTCCGCCGTAAATTCCATCGAAGTAATTCTACATGCCTCTAGCAGCACATACGCGTCTGACCAGCGGAAACGGTGCCTTGACGGACCCCTTGCCGCCTTCTAGATTCCGCTTCGCCCCGAGGGGCCGACGCGGTAGGACTGGGAAATCCGGATCGGAGTTCTCGCCAGAAGGGCTGACGGGCCCGGACGGCGCGTCGCGGGCGGTGGGACGCGCAACCCGCCGACTGCGGCGAGGTCCAAGCGGCCTCTGGGTCGTAGGACGGGACTTTCGCGAGTCGTTCTCGGGAAGGCCACGGGAGTTCCTCGGGGCGCCGATGACCCCCAGGGGCCCAATCGGCCGGGAGCAGGCGGGCTTGCCCGCCGGTCAACCGGACGGGGTTCCTGGGGGTCGTCACTTTTCGCGCCCGCCCGGCGGGGAACCGTAGACTCAGGTCCAGTACCCCCCGGCAGGTCGGAGGCGGCCCATGTCGATCACCCTCACGCAAGAGTCCGTCGTGACCGAGATGGCGAGGCCCGAGGGCAGCAAGGCCCTCCTGCTCGTGATGGACGGGCTCGGCGGCTACCGCACCCGCGAGCGCGGCTCCGAGCTCACCGAGGCCAGCACCCCCAACCTCGACCGGCTGGCCGGCGAAGGCTCCCTCGGCCTCCACGACCCCGTCACCCGCGGCATCACCCCCGGGTCGGGCGCCGGCCACCTCGGCCTGTTCGGCTACGACCCGCTCGCCTACGAGATCGGCCGCGGCGCCCTCTCGGCCGCCGGGATCGGCTTCGAGCTCCAGCCCGGCGACGTGGCCGCCCGGGTCAACTTCTGCACCATCAACCCCGACGGGACCATCGCCGACCGCCGCGCCGGCCGGCTGCCCACCGAGGAGGCCGCCGGCATCTGCGACCTGCTGGTGCGCGAGATCCAGCTCGACGGGGTCCAGTTCTTCCTCCAGCCCGAGCGGGAGCACCGCGGCCTGCTGGTCCTGCGCGGCCCAGGCCTCGACCGCGACGTGACCGACACCGATCCCCAGCGCGAGGGCGTGCCCCCGCTCGACCCGGTGGCCCGCTCGCCCGAGGCCAAGCGGACCGCCGAGCTCATCGGCCGGATCCTCGACCAGGCCCGGACCCTGCTCGCCGACCGGGAGCGCGGCAACTTCCTGCTCCTGCGCGGCTTCGACAGCGTCAAGGAGATGCCCAGCTTCCCCGACCGCTACCAGGTCCGGGCCCTGGCCATCGCCGCCTACCCGATGTACGTCGGCATCTCCCGGCTGCTCGGCTTCCAGACCCACCAGGTCGACGGGGCCGCCCCCGAGGAGGTCGACGCCCTGGCCGAGCTGCTGCCCGACCACGACTTCGTGTTCATGCACATCAAGAAGACCGACTCGGCCGGCGAGGACGGCGACTTCGAGCGCAAGGTCGCGGCCATCGAGGAGGTCGACGCCCTGATCCCGCGCATGCTCGACGCCGGGGTCGAGGTCCTGGCCGTCACCGGCGACCACTCCACCCCGGCCCAGATGGCCGCCCACTCCTGGCACCCGGTGCCCGTCCTGCTCTGGGGCGGCACCGCCGCCGCCGACGGCCTCCCCGCCTTCGACGAGGTCAACTGCCGCCAGGGCTCCCTCGGCCGCTTCGAGGCCAAGCACCTCCTGCCCCAGCTGCTGGCCGCCGCCGGCCGCCTCACCAAGTACGGCGCCTAGGACAACGAGGAGGACCCAGCCCAGTGAAGGGTGTGATCCTGGCCGGCGGGACCGGCTCCCGGCTGCATCCCCTGACCCGCATCACCAACAAGCACCTGCTGCCCATCTACGACCGGCCGATGGTCACCTACGCCATCGAGACGCTGGTCTCGGCCGGCATCACCGAGCTGATGGTGGTCACCGGGGGCACCCACGCCGGCGAGTTCCTGCGGCTGCTCGGCAACGGCCACGAGTACGGCATCGACCGGCTGCTGTATGCCTACCAGGAACGGCCCGGCGGCATCGCCGAGGCCCTCGGCCTGACCGAGCGCTTCGTCGACGGGGACCGGGTCGTGGTCATGCTGGCCGACAACGTGGTCGAGCGCAGCCTGCGGCCGGCCGTGACCAACTTCGCCGCCCAGGAATCCGGCGCCCGCATCGTCCTGGCCCGCATCGACGACCCGGCCCACCTGCGCCACCTCGGCGTCCCCGAGCTGGACGGCGACGGCCGGGTCGTCCGCATCCTCGAGAAGCCCGACGACCCGCCAAGCAACTACGTCGTCACCGGCATCTACTTCTACGACGAGCACGTCTTCGAGGTGATCCCGACCCTGCAGCCGTCCGGCCGGGGCGAGCTGGAGATCACCGACGTCAACAACTGGTACGTCGAGCGGCGGCGCATGGAGTACGACGTCCTCGACGGCTTCTGGGGCGACGCCGGCGAGTCGATCGACGCCTACTACGAGGTCAACGACTTCGTCCGCGTCCACGGGGCCAACAAGGACTGAAACGTCCGTAATGTGCGTCGCCCGGCCCGGGTGCGATAGAACCTTGCGCGCTTCTGCCCGAACCCCGCCCCGAGGAGCGTGCCGCCCGTGGCCCTGAACGGCCCACCCCTGATCACCGGGATCGTCGCCACCGACAAGTGGCTGACGCGGTTCCGGACCATCCTGGTCGCCGTCCTCGGCGCGACCGTCCTCGGCATCGCCAGTCTCGCCTTCTACACCAGCTTCGAGGCCATCCGGGCCTACGCCGTCCGCTCCAACGGCATCGCCCCCGAGCACGGCTGGGCCGTGCCCCTGATGGTCGACTCCTTCATCGTGGTCGCCCTCGGCGCCGACCTCTGGTTCACCACCACCAAGGCGCGCCGCGCCTGGTGGGAGGTGTGGTGGCCCAAGCTGCTGCTGGCCGCGGCGGCCGGGGTCAGCTTCGTGCTCAACGTCGCCCACGCCGAGCACAACTGGGCCGCCCGGGGGGTCGCCCTCATCCCGCCGGCCGCCCTGGTGCTCGGGGTCGAGCTGCTCATGATGGTCCTGCGGCGGGCCACCACCCTGCGCGCCACCCGGCTCCAGGTCGAGGCCGAGGCGGCCCAGGAGACGGCCATGGCCGCGCCCCTGGCCCGCATCCAGATCGAGGCCATGCGCCGGCCCCGCCGGCCCGACACCGCGCTCGGGACCGCCACCCCGGCCCCGCCGGCGCGGCCCGCCCCGGCCGAGCCGAAGGCGGGGGCGCTGCCCCGGCCGGCGGGCCGGGCCCCCGCCGACACCTTCCGCCAGGCCGTGGCCGCGGCCAAGGGCGAAGACGACCCGCGACCCCGGCGCCGCCAGGCTCCGTACATGGTCGCCTCCGCCATCCTCGA
This genomic interval from Actinomycetota bacterium contains the following:
- a CDS encoding alpha/beta hydrolase is translated as MGADRFGVRSADGAPLAVWVEGQGPPLVLVHGSMCDHTASDPLVAELRDTMTTFAMDRRGFGASGDAAGYALEREFEDVAAVVEAVAARTGGPVALWGHSYGAGCAMGGAALTGAVHHLVLYEPGLGIPYPAGSIEEVEAALAAGDAETALLLVLAGIVGMTDEEIASLRSGPRWPTMLASAPTVPRECRAEDGWTYRPGAFDGLSAPTLLLAGTETHPVLRQATDRALAAIPGARVQVLEGHAHLAHRSDPAMVAAVIRGFVSGSAAASGARPGARTGPG
- a CDS encoding alpha/beta hydrolase, translating into MARTTEATLTRTVSRDGTEIGWWTSGEGPPLVLVHGAVADHTRWRPLLPYLEPHATVHAMDRRGRGASGDAPGYDLAREFEDVAAVVDAVAAASGSAVDLYGHSFGGLCAFGGAALTANLGRLVLYEGWPPADPAARELPPDVGQRLDARLAEGDHDAVVETMFREVVRMPEADLAALRAQPAWTARVAAAPALVRELRAISRVAFDPALAARITVPALLLTGSDSRDPFAADTRTVAAALPDARVVVLEGQQHVADILDPEAFAGHLVGFLRGRR
- a CDS encoding HD domain-containing phosphohydrolase, translated to MRLADLLAGLSRLADLGFGLQAGEALRSCALAGRLARSLELPDDEVRAACYTALLHHVGCTGYAHETARLFGDELVLNVAAGRTNSADRRDVFATFLPLLTTGRPPLERARLALAAITRGDGFGKAYTTAACEVGRDAARRLGLPPEVQRSVYHVYEEWRGGGVPAGLAGDDLPVGSRLARLTGIAVLFDTIGGVEAAVDAVRRRGGGMLDPAMAARFVDHAGALLGELNAGDPRALALEAEPRPVVPVPDGRLAEVAAVFADLADLKSPFTHGHSSGVAALARGAGERLRLPPAAVADLEVAGLLHDVGRVAVPDTVWEKPGGLSGHEWEQVRLHAYHSERILAGSERLASLAPLAGMHHERLDGGGYHRGSTRAELPVPARVLAAADAYQAMTQARPHRPALVPEEAERRLLAGARSGALDPDAAAAVLAVAGHAPVVPRQARPAGLSAREVEVLGLVAQGCSNAQIAERLVISRRTAEHHVQHIYTKIGVSSRAAAALFAMEHHLLAPGDR
- a CDS encoding ABC transporter permease, which codes for MPDRRPGGRPSEGAVLWRQVRAQNKLFLRNPFSAFFSLAFPVMFLLLFGSLNGGGRIEELGGIRYIQFLAPGMLAFAVISTCYTGLVTGVAINRDEGLLKRVRGTPLPPWVYISARIGSAVWFSMVSAVVMVVAAVLLFRVEVIGRMLPAAVVTLLGGAACFCALGMAVAAVIPNGEAAPVIANFTFFPIAFVSDLFFPTAGAPAWVGTVGSIFPVKHFAVAMGHTFNPLAAGSGFQWGHLGMLALWTVAGVVVAVRFFRWEPRTGAPRGGRRRAGRAGRVAEADTAA
- a CDS encoding ABC transporter ATP-binding protein, with amino-acid sequence MNTAIRVTGLRKRYGELEAVRGIDFKVAEGECFALLGPNGAGKTTTVEILEGYRDRDAGDVEVLGLDPRRGGRDLRERIGIVLQSSGHFRELTVREVLELFGGYYPRPRATGEVIDLVGLGEKAGARVKTLSGGQQRRLDLALGLVGDPDLLFLDEPTTGFDPSARRRSWELIENLRELGKTILLTTHYMDEAQNLADRVAIIVAGRIVAAGTPDSLGGRDEGEAVISFRLPAGMTLTDLPAGLPGRPAPREDRVELRTTEPTGALNVLTSWALARGEELDALTVTRPSLEDVYLQLTGAEEQEPAHA
- a CDS encoding YbjN domain-containing protein — its product is MNQGPEPEDVRAAAVAAVAAFVADAGVDAEELGDGRWFLRLAGERKLGIGVHLAVGDRTLRVESFFMRAPEEQRERLYRDLLLRQATSYVLRFTLDEAGDLFLVGQVPLRAVTHEEVDRVVGSVLDLADAAYLPAVEIGFASSIAAEKAWRARLAEGSARPP
- a CDS encoding 2,3-bisphosphoglycerate-independent phosphoglycerate mutase is translated as MSITLTQESVVTEMARPEGSKALLLVMDGLGGYRTRERGSELTEASTPNLDRLAGEGSLGLHDPVTRGITPGSGAGHLGLFGYDPLAYEIGRGALSAAGIGFELQPGDVAARVNFCTINPDGTIADRRAGRLPTEEAAGICDLLVREIQLDGVQFFLQPEREHRGLLVLRGPGLDRDVTDTDPQREGVPPLDPVARSPEAKRTAELIGRILDQARTLLADRERGNFLLLRGFDSVKEMPSFPDRYQVRALAIAAYPMYVGISRLLGFQTHQVDGAAPEEVDALAELLPDHDFVFMHIKKTDSAGEDGDFERKVAAIEEVDALIPRMLDAGVEVLAVTGDHSTPAQMAAHSWHPVPVLLWGGTAAADGLPAFDEVNCRQGSLGRFEAKHLLPQLLAAAGRLTKYGA
- a CDS encoding sugar phosphate nucleotidyltransferase, which encodes MKGVILAGGTGSRLHPLTRITNKHLLPIYDRPMVTYAIETLVSAGITELMVVTGGTHAGEFLRLLGNGHEYGIDRLLYAYQERPGGIAEALGLTERFVDGDRVVVMLADNVVERSLRPAVTNFAAQESGARIVLARIDDPAHLRHLGVPELDGDGRVVRILEKPDDPPSNYVVTGIYFYDEHVFEVIPTLQPSGRGELEITDVNNWYVERRRMEYDVLDGFWGDAGESIDAYYEVNDFVRVHGANKD
- a CDS encoding DUF2637 domain-containing protein; amino-acid sequence: MALNGPPLITGIVATDKWLTRFRTILVAVLGATVLGIASLAFYTSFEAIRAYAVRSNGIAPEHGWAVPLMVDSFIVVALGADLWFTTTKARRAWWEVWWPKLLLAAAAGVSFVLNVAHAEHNWAARGVALIPPAALVLGVELLMMVLRRATTLRATRLQVEAEAAQETAMAAPLARIQIEAMRRPRRPDTALGTATPAPPARPAPAEPKAGALPRPAGRAPADTFRQAVAAAKGEDDPRPRRRQAPYMVASAILDERADADTLTPAQLVEAMAERGVPISQSTAQALLRELRSPLSTRMASRRPTREPRPTGTGNGGRQAVRPK